TCGCGCGACCGGCGACGGCCACCACGGGTCGTCGAACCCTCCGGGCGGTCCTCGAGACGGCCGTCGTCCCCGAGGACCTGCTCGAGCGCACCGAGCGCGCTGGTGCCGAACATGTATGCAGGACCCGAGTACATCCGCTCCAGCGCCAGGGCTGCGCGTCCGTCGTCACCCCGGGTCAGCTCCTCGTAGGTGACGGCGACCCGGAGAGCGGCGGCGCCGGGCGGGTCGGGATAGCGACGCGCATCGGAGGGTTCCGGTCGCGGGCGCCGGTGGGGACGGGCCGCGGCCCACACGACGGCTCCGACACGGTCGAGACGGTCGTCGGCGGCCAGGATGTGTGCCGTGGCGTCCGCCTCGTCTGTTCGCGCTGCCGCTCGACGGTGCGCACGCCAACGGTCGGTGTGCCGTTCCACGTCGGTGGCGACGTCGGCGTCGAGGCACACGCTGCCCAGTCGGTGGAGACGGGCGGCAGCCTCCAGATCCTCGAGGGCCGCGAGATCGAGGTCCAGGCTCTCGCCCACCGCGCGCGACAGTTCGGTGACACGGTCCGTACTCCCTGGAGCGACGTGGCCGCCCAGCTCCGGAGCCGCGGCCAGGGCGTCGATGGTCTCGGTGTAGTTCCGGCGTGCACGGCGAACGAGGTGGTCGGCCGCCAGCGCAGCGACGAGCGGGACGGCCAGGAGCAGGGCGCTCCACCGGCCCGGACCGGGCCGGCCGTCCACCCCCGTCGAGACGAGAGCCATCAAGACGCCGCTCGTGGCAACGGCCAGGGCGGCTGCGCGCCCGGCGGGCCGGCGTGATCGGTGCCCGATGCGGTGGGAGCCGATCGGAGCCCCCCGGGTCGCGTCGGGCAGCTCCGGGAGCCACGCGCCGCCACGGAACCGGAACACGAGCTCGTCGGCGACCATCTGGATCAACGCTGCCGCGCCCAGCGACGCGAGGACCCAGGGTGCGGTGCCGGCGGGGGCGAGAGCGAGGACCGCGTGGTAGGCGCCCAGTGCCGTACACGCCGTGGCCAGCCGGAATGCGACGCGTCGGCGCTCGGTCAACGGGGCACCGCTCCCGCGCAGCCACGCTGCCACCGGGAACGCGACCGCGCACACCGCGAGGAACTCAGGCACGGCCAGGTTCCTCATCGTCACCAGAACGACCGCGTGCGATGCCGGGACGCGGGGCGCGCCCAGCGGGTGGAGAACGAGCAGGTCCCCGACGACGACCCCGAGCGTGAGGAGCACGATGTCGGGAGCCGAGCCACCGAGCACGAACGAGACACCGAGCGCGCACACCCCGGCACAGATCACGACGACGACCCGTGACGACCGGCTCACGCGCCCGCCTCGGCCAGGTCGCCGAGCCCGGCCGACCCCGTTCCCATCACGGGCGGTGACACCGGGAACCTCTCGACAGCGGGAGGGGCGCCCGCGGCGCGCAGTATCGCGTCGGAGACCGTGTCCTCTCTCCCGAGGGAGACGTCACGCGCTCGCCACTGGAGTGCGCGCTCGAGTGCCTCGACACAGAGCGGGTGGAACTGACTCCCGGCGCAGCGACGCAGCTCGTCGAGCGCCACGTCCCTGCCCAGCGCGCGTCGGTAGGGGCGCGTCGAGGTCATGGCGTCGAATGCGTCGGCCACGTGAACGATGTGGGGCTCGAGGAGAGCCGCCCGCTTCCCGCGTCGAGGTCCCGTCCTGCGGATGTCAACCGAGTCGGCGCGCCGGTCCCTGTCGGGCGGAGTCCCGGGTGCGGCGCCAATCGGGTCGGCGCCGTCATAGCGCGAATGGGTACTCGAGGCACTGGGGGCGACGTCGCGCAGGAAGCTGATTCGCTCCAGGATCTCCACCGACACCTCCTCGTGCCGGTGAACGAGGTGGAACTCCTCCGATGTCAGCCGACCCGGCTTGTTCAGCAACTCGCTGGGCACGGCGAGCTTGCCGACATCGTGCATGAGGGCCGCGCATCGGAGACGGTCCAGCCGTGCGGGCGACAGGCCGAGCTCCTCGCCGATGAGCCGGGCGTACACGGCGACCCGCCGCACGTGCCGGGCGGTCGCTCCGTCCTTTGCCTCGAGGGCGCGCAGCAGCGTCTCGAGAGTCGCCTCGTGCGCGCGGCGGAGCTCCTCGTACGCGTGGAACGTGCGGTGGGCGACCACGACCGGGACGATGAACAGCGGCAGCGTCGCGGCGCCGTACTCCACCCACACGGAGCCCATGACCAGGCCGAGCACCGTGAACGGCACGACCTGCCACGACCCCGGGCGGAAGCGGCGGAGGCACCACCGGACCGACCGACCGCCCGCCAGCGTCATGGCGACAGCGACGAGGAGATCGTTGAGGACGAGGTCGACGAGCGCGACGGGCACAGCCAGGACGAGAAGCGCGAGGCCCGTGACACCCGTGACGGCCGCGAGCGCGGCGTACGTGACGGAGACGACGAGCGTGGCGAAGCCGTAGCTACCGGCGTTGAAGGCGATGCGCGGGACGTCGTGACGCCGCAGGGCCGGAAGGTAGAGGGCGCCGCACATCGAGACGATCATCGCCCCCGCCGGCGCACCCTGCGCGTGGAACACGACGACCGCCGCCATGACCGGCACACTGCTGGCTGACATCGTCGTGCCGTCGGGGAACGCGACGGAGCGGTTCTCCGTGAAGGCGACGAGGCCCCCGAAGACCACGAGCGGCCCCACGGCCGGGGCTCCGCCGGTCACGCAGAGCACCGCGGCAACAGCGAACGCACCGACCCCGAGCACGACGCCGAAGATCCCGAAGCGCCGCGACGTCCGTCGGCGGGCACCCGCCGGCGCCCCGCCGGAACACGCGGAGCGGGCGGGTGACGACTCCCTGCTCGAAGACGGTCTCGTGCTCGACATGGCTGCTCGTCGGTGCACCGACGCGTCGCCACCGGCGGGCGGGGTTCGGGCGGGACCCCGTCGTCAGCCGTTCCGCTCCGCTCTAGTACCAGAAGCCACGGCGGGTTCCACCCACGAGGAGCAGTCCTGCCGCGGCCGTCGCAAGGACGGTCAGTCGGACAGACAGGGTTTGCACCATCGCACACCCTCCTTCGTGCGAATCGACGGCCCGCGACCCGTGCCCGGGCCGCGGCGGCAATCCGCTCCGCTGAGGTGGCTGATCGTGCGGGATCCCGCCGGGACCCGGTCCGGTCCGGCGGCTGCGTCGTGCTCTCGGCTCTCCTCGGTCGGGTCGATCGGTCCCGGGTCGTCACACCCGGTGTTCAGCCTGGGGAATCCGCCCGCCTGGCCCCGTCCACCCGGACCGTCAGGAAGGGGCGGAGCCGGGGTCACCGCCCCGCCCCGTGCCCCTTCGTGACTCACAGGAGTCTCGTTGATTAACACGAACAACACAAGCACCAATTTCTCCGAGTTTGGTACCCCCCGGGCCTCACCACGCATAGTGTTCACCGCAGGGGAGGACGCACCCGTGAACGATCCCGATCTGCAAGGGCTGGAGCGCGAGCTCACGCGTCTGCCCGATGTCTCGATCGCGCGGGTTGTGGCGGATCCGTCGGGCGGTGTGGCCGAGATCCACATCGTCGCACTCCCCGGGAAGCCACCGAAGCAGATCGTGCGCGATGTGGAGTCGGTGGCGGTGGCATCCTTCGGGCTCCGTCTCGACCGGCGCGCCGTCTCGGTCGTGCAGCCGGCGCCCGGGGAGGCCCCGACGGCCCACACCCCCGGCAGCGGGACGGCCTCGCCGGGGAGATCCCGCCCTGTCGCGACGCCTGCCGCATCTTCCGCGCCGGAGGGGACGTACCGCCCGGTCCTGACGGGAGTGGACGAGCTCAGCACGGGTGGCCACACGCACGTGACCGTCACACTCGACGACCGGGGCCGGGAACTCCGCGGGACAGCGGAGGG
This Acidimicrobiia bacterium DNA region includes the following protein-coding sequences:
- a CDS encoding HD domain-containing protein, which encodes MSSTRPSSSRESSPARSACSGGAPAGARRRTSRRFGIFGVVLGVGAFAVAAVLCVTGGAPAVGPLVVFGGLVAFTENRSVAFPDGTTMSASSVPVMAAVVVFHAQGAPAGAMIVSMCGALYLPALRRHDVPRIAFNAGSYGFATLVVSVTYAALAAVTGVTGLALLVLAVPVALVDLVLNDLLVAVAMTLAGGRSVRWCLRRFRPGSWQVVPFTVLGLVMGSVWVEYGAATLPLFIVPVVVAHRTFHAYEELRRAHEATLETLLRALEAKDGATARHVRRVAVYARLIGEELGLSPARLDRLRCAALMHDVGKLAVPSELLNKPGRLTSEEFHLVHRHEEVSVEILERISFLRDVAPSASSTHSRYDGADPIGAAPGTPPDRDRRADSVDIRRTGPRRGKRAALLEPHIVHVADAFDAMTSTRPYRRALGRDVALDELRRCAGSQFHPLCVEALERALQWRARDVSLGREDTVSDAILRAAGAPPAVERFPVSPPVMGTGSAGLGDLAEAGA